From the Micromonospora sediminicola genome, one window contains:
- a CDS encoding DUF58 domain-containing protein codes for MGITARGIGLLVAALVLLGVGFRYAYPELTVLGAAAAVAVGYAGVTAAWRPRLTVERRADPDRVARGEPAAMELTVRNTGRLRAANLVAEDRCAGALVPVPLLRLRPGGDTVVRYAVPTQRRGVVPVGPLRVVRRDPLGLVALARGYGDTVPVWVHPRIHPLSAVPTGAGRSLDGRTDSVPHGSITFDSLREYVVGDELRRVHWRTSARVGELMVRENVDTSLPRLVVVLDNRSAAHPGRVAGVAESFESACEAAASVVAAAVREDLPVRLLLVAPAEAEPAGAAGPLDRLAAVELTDGDAEVLPAATARLRRDRLGDTLVFLTGPGGRDDLGHVGALRGAYPSVVVGVFGATGPTAGGATGLVVLDAGDGAAFAAEWDGIRRW; via the coding sequence GTGGGGATCACCGCCCGGGGGATCGGGCTGCTCGTCGCCGCCCTGGTGCTGCTCGGCGTCGGCTTCCGGTACGCGTACCCGGAGCTGACCGTGCTCGGCGCGGCGGCGGCCGTGGCGGTGGGCTACGCCGGGGTGACCGCCGCGTGGCGGCCCCGGTTGACCGTCGAGCGTCGGGCCGACCCGGACCGGGTGGCCCGCGGCGAGCCGGCGGCGATGGAGTTGACGGTGCGCAACACCGGCCGGCTGCGGGCGGCGAACCTGGTGGCCGAGGATCGCTGCGCCGGCGCGCTGGTGCCGGTGCCGCTGCTACGGCTGCGCCCCGGAGGCGACACGGTGGTGCGTTATGCGGTGCCGACGCAGCGCCGGGGAGTGGTGCCGGTCGGGCCGCTGCGGGTCGTCCGCCGTGACCCGCTCGGCCTGGTGGCGCTGGCCCGCGGCTACGGCGACACCGTCCCGGTGTGGGTGCACCCGCGGATCCACCCGCTGTCCGCGGTGCCCACCGGCGCGGGGCGCAGCCTGGACGGGCGCACCGACAGCGTGCCGCACGGCTCCATCACGTTCGACTCGTTGCGGGAGTACGTGGTCGGCGACGAGCTGCGCCGGGTGCACTGGCGGACCAGCGCCCGGGTGGGCGAGCTGATGGTGCGGGAGAACGTGGACACCAGCCTGCCGCGGCTCGTGGTGGTGCTGGACAACCGGTCCGCCGCACACCCGGGACGGGTCGCGGGCGTGGCGGAGTCGTTCGAGTCGGCGTGCGAAGCGGCCGCGTCGGTGGTGGCCGCCGCGGTGCGCGAGGACCTGCCGGTGCGGTTGCTGCTGGTGGCGCCCGCCGAGGCCGAGCCCGCCGGGGCGGCCGGCCCGCTGGACCGCCTCGCCGCGGTCGAGCTGACCGACGGCGACGCGGAGGTGCTTCCGGCGGCGACCGCCCGACTGCGCCGGGACCGGCTCGGCGACACGCTGGTGTTCCTCACCGGGCCGGGCGGCCGCGACGACCTGGGCCACGTCGGCGCGCTGCGCGGCGCGTACCCGTCGGTCGTGGTCGGTGTGTTCGGCGCGACCGGGCCGACGGCGGGCGGCGCGACGGGCCTGGTGGTGCTGGACGCGGGGGACGGCGCGGCGTTCGCCGCCGAGTGGGACGGGATCCGCCGGTGGTGA
- a CDS encoding AAA family ATPase yields MNTHEPLSQPEVQGFAALAARLADNVNAVVLGKPQVVRLALTALFAQGHVLLEDVPGVGKTTLARAVAATVKGQWRRIQFTPDLLPSDVSGVTIFNQASRGFEFHPGPVFANIVIADEINRASPKTQSALLEVMEERTVTVDGVRHPVPQPFLVVATQNPVEMDGTYRLPEAQLDRFLVKLSVGYPDEAVEVEVLRGATVRSPDSLTAVTDTATVGEMVKMARRVHIAEPLYAYAVRLAAATRTHPQVRVGVSPRGVIALTRAACAYALIDGRGWIMPEDLKALVEPVFAHRLLLTPDAQVRGVTPAEVLRQAVASVPVPLPSGQPAPVHG; encoded by the coding sequence GTGAACACGCACGAACCGCTCAGCCAGCCGGAGGTGCAGGGCTTCGCCGCCCTCGCCGCCCGGCTGGCCGACAACGTCAACGCGGTCGTGCTGGGCAAGCCGCAGGTGGTCCGGCTGGCGTTGACCGCGCTGTTCGCGCAGGGGCACGTGCTGCTGGAGGACGTGCCCGGGGTCGGCAAGACCACGCTCGCGCGGGCGGTGGCGGCCACCGTGAAGGGGCAGTGGCGGCGGATCCAGTTCACGCCCGACCTGCTTCCCTCCGACGTGTCCGGTGTGACGATCTTCAACCAGGCCAGCCGCGGTTTCGAGTTCCACCCCGGGCCGGTCTTCGCGAACATCGTCATCGCCGACGAGATCAACCGGGCCTCGCCGAAGACCCAGTCGGCGCTGCTGGAGGTGATGGAGGAACGGACGGTCACCGTGGACGGCGTACGCCACCCGGTGCCGCAGCCGTTCCTGGTGGTGGCCACGCAGAACCCGGTGGAGATGGACGGCACCTACCGGCTGCCCGAGGCACAGCTCGACCGGTTCCTGGTGAAGCTCTCCGTCGGCTACCCGGACGAGGCGGTCGAGGTGGAGGTGCTGCGGGGCGCCACGGTCCGCTCCCCCGACTCACTCACCGCCGTCACCGACACCGCCACCGTCGGTGAGATGGTGAAGATGGCCCGGCGGGTGCACATCGCCGAGCCGCTCTACGCGTACGCGGTGCGGCTGGCCGCGGCCACCCGTACCCACCCGCAGGTGCGGGTCGGGGTCAGCCCGCGCGGGGTGATCGCGTTGACCCGGGCGGCGTGCGCGTACGCGCTGATCGACGGCCGGGGCTGGATCATGCCGGAGGACCTGAAGGCGCTGGTCGAGCCGGTCTTCGCGCACCGCCTGCTGCTCACCCCGGACGCGCAGGTGCGGGGCGTCACGCCGGCCGAGGTGCTGCGCCAGGCGGTGGCCTCGGTGCCGGTGCCGCTGCCGTCCGGCCAGCCCGCCCCGGTGCACGGCTGA
- a CDS encoding fibronectin type III domain-containing protein yields MTAPPWSSVAPPQPVDRPSGPEPEPATEPAPGHGTEPDEHEETPDEGRSLPVYDGLLDFPEPTRPDHPPYPEQPAYPEQGSWPEQGSWPAVPPSFHQPAAYPQVEEPESGGRNRTTLALLVSGAVLAVVVAVGAGGVWLNRDAAPPAPAPSAPKPKVTGPPPGDLRLRDDTTTITVTWTDPTNGAVPFVVAGGQAGQKLGVMATVDAGQTRYTVNGLSARLDYCFTVLAVYSTDSYATSGQVCTDRNGGATPK; encoded by the coding sequence ATGACCGCTCCACCGTGGAGCAGCGTCGCGCCGCCCCAACCGGTGGACCGGCCGTCCGGCCCGGAGCCCGAGCCGGCCACCGAGCCGGCGCCGGGGCACGGGACGGAGCCGGACGAGCACGAGGAGACGCCGGACGAGGGACGGTCACTGCCGGTCTACGACGGGCTGCTCGACTTCCCCGAGCCGACGCGGCCGGACCACCCCCCGTACCCGGAGCAGCCCGCGTACCCGGAGCAGGGCTCGTGGCCGGAGCAGGGCTCGTGGCCGGCGGTGCCGCCGTCGTTCCACCAGCCGGCCGCGTACCCGCAGGTGGAGGAGCCGGAGTCGGGCGGCCGGAACCGGACGACGCTGGCCCTGCTGGTCAGCGGCGCGGTCCTGGCCGTGGTGGTCGCGGTCGGGGCGGGCGGGGTGTGGCTGAACCGGGACGCGGCGCCGCCGGCGCCGGCGCCGAGCGCGCCGAAGCCGAAGGTGACCGGGCCGCCGCCGGGTGACCTGCGGTTGCGGGACGACACGACCACGATCACGGTGACCTGGACCGACCCGACGAACGGCGCGGTGCCGTTCGTCGTGGCTGGTGGCCAGGCCGGGCAGAAGCTCGGGGTGATGGCCACCGTGGACGCCGGGCAGACCCGGTACACGGTGAACGGGTTGAGCGCGCGGCTGGACTACTGCTTCACCGTGCTGGCGGTCTACTCGACCGATTCGTACGCCACGTCCGGTCAGGTGTGCACGGACCGGAACGGCGGCGCCACGCCGAAGTGA
- a CDS encoding fibronectin type III domain-containing protein, translated as MTTIEDVTSTGPETARPRSRTRGGLVTIGTVAALLAAMGLTVLGLGAADNAVANYDASSWLWSTTRSELARVNGVTARVDTRMEVPGGRRHQMQVAQTDRLLILRDLNTGQVSSLDLATLQITASTPTAPGFGVSVALHEDAAFVVDAVQGIVRQLDPRALTPVGEPVRYPPGIAGGTFDGAGKLWIAVPSEGTVSAITAADLPDTPGAAPPAGLSPKRVETHEVAEPAHELVVSTLDEGVAVLDRTSASLVTVVGGRTQRAGLTMTAPGNLPPRTSGPQVPVTVPGDRSVHVVRDGAEVKRFTVPGTGARLSPAVAWAGRFYCADESTGAVYSFDAAGQLVETIKGSGRPGPVELEVRENHLFINPPDSSTAQVVDDRNRVREVNKYANDVLGGDPPPVPPPPPPPKKPKVGKPGAPKAVTAAAGNASARVSWQAAASNGAEITRYVVEGGGQTHQVGANQRALEVTGLTNGETYTFSVHAVNAKGDGPARRSNPVVPTAEVPDPPASVTAEARPDGTVRVSWPEADGQGNTVTKYAVTATSAGASAPAGESPKTELVVPAGALEYGTQYAFTVTAVSDRGAGSKASPVSNTVVPFTVPKAPTELRASTVADQPGTIAVEWSPAVENGRPVTKYVVEAGGKTVEVTDVRATVGGLGNGQNVTVKVKAVNEAGDGPEASTTARTVAPPRITVTGSSADATSVTVTFTVDAGGGRATCTAATGGKTASGSCSSLRVTGLTPGTAYTVTLTASNAAGKGTADRAQTTDPVYGIATCKNGPDGDQRTYCNKDVPGRNGNEIFKVTQQDDDRQAGWVPDGTRLRTYCKAKGEDVDAWIYNNNKQSTWWIQIAYEGKTYIPWAWLNLEGGDNLNVLPTC; from the coding sequence GTGACCACCATCGAGGACGTCACGAGCACCGGGCCGGAGACGGCCCGCCCCCGGTCGCGGACGCGCGGCGGCCTGGTGACCATCGGCACCGTGGCCGCGTTGCTGGCCGCGATGGGGCTGACCGTGCTCGGGCTGGGCGCCGCCGACAACGCGGTGGCCAACTACGACGCGTCCTCCTGGTTGTGGAGCACCACCCGCAGCGAGCTGGCCCGGGTCAACGGTGTCACCGCCCGGGTGGACACCCGGATGGAGGTGCCCGGCGGGCGGCGGCACCAGATGCAGGTCGCCCAGACCGACCGGCTGCTGATCCTGCGCGACCTCAACACCGGCCAGGTCAGCTCGCTGGACCTGGCGACGTTGCAGATCACCGCCAGCACGCCGACCGCGCCGGGGTTCGGGGTCAGCGTGGCGCTGCACGAGGACGCGGCGTTCGTGGTGGACGCGGTGCAGGGCATCGTCCGGCAGCTCGACCCGCGGGCGCTGACGCCGGTGGGCGAGCCGGTCCGCTACCCGCCGGGCATCGCCGGCGGGACGTTCGACGGCGCCGGCAAGCTGTGGATCGCGGTGCCGAGCGAGGGCACCGTCTCGGCGATCACCGCCGCCGACCTGCCGGACACCCCCGGCGCCGCCCCGCCGGCCGGGCTCAGCCCGAAGCGGGTCGAGACCCACGAGGTGGCCGAACCCGCGCACGAGCTGGTCGTGTCCACGCTCGACGAGGGTGTGGCGGTGCTGGACCGCACGTCCGCGTCGCTGGTGACCGTGGTCGGCGGCCGCACGCAGCGGGCCGGGCTGACCATGACCGCGCCGGGCAACCTGCCGCCGCGGACCAGCGGGCCGCAGGTGCCGGTCACCGTTCCCGGTGACCGGTCGGTGCACGTGGTCCGCGACGGCGCCGAGGTGAAGCGGTTCACGGTGCCCGGGACGGGCGCGCGGCTCAGCCCGGCGGTGGCCTGGGCGGGCCGGTTCTACTGCGCCGACGAGAGCACCGGCGCGGTCTACTCGTTCGACGCCGCCGGGCAGCTGGTGGAGACGATCAAGGGTTCCGGCCGGCCCGGCCCGGTGGAGCTGGAGGTCCGGGAGAACCACCTGTTCATCAACCCGCCGGACTCGTCCACCGCCCAGGTGGTCGACGACCGCAACCGGGTCCGCGAGGTGAACAAGTACGCCAACGACGTGCTCGGCGGCGACCCGCCGCCGGTTCCCCCGCCGCCGCCCCCGCCGAAGAAGCCGAAGGTGGGCAAGCCGGGCGCGCCGAAGGCGGTCACCGCCGCCGCGGGCAACGCGTCGGCGCGGGTGAGCTGGCAGGCCGCCGCGTCCAACGGCGCCGAGATCACCCGGTACGTGGTGGAGGGCGGCGGTCAGACCCACCAGGTGGGCGCGAACCAGCGCGCGTTGGAGGTCACCGGTCTGACCAACGGTGAGACGTACACGTTCTCGGTGCACGCGGTGAACGCGAAGGGCGACGGTCCGGCGCGCCGCAGCAACCCGGTCGTGCCGACCGCGGAGGTGCCCGACCCGCCGGCCTCGGTGACCGCCGAGGCCCGCCCGGACGGCACGGTCCGGGTGAGCTGGCCCGAGGCCGACGGCCAGGGCAACACGGTCACGAAGTACGCGGTGACCGCGACCTCGGCCGGCGCGAGCGCCCCGGCCGGCGAGTCGCCGAAGACCGAGCTGGTGGTGCCGGCCGGCGCGCTGGAGTACGGCACCCAGTACGCGTTCACGGTGACCGCGGTCAGCGACCGGGGCGCCGGGTCGAAGGCGTCGCCGGTGAGCAACACGGTGGTGCCGTTCACGGTGCCGAAGGCACCGACCGAGCTGCGCGCGTCCACGGTGGCCGACCAGCCGGGGACGATCGCCGTGGAGTGGTCGCCGGCGGTGGAGAACGGCCGCCCGGTGACGAAGTACGTGGTGGAGGCCGGCGGCAAGACCGTCGAGGTGACCGACGTGCGGGCCACCGTGGGCGGCCTCGGCAACGGCCAGAACGTGACCGTGAAGGTCAAGGCGGTCAACGAGGCCGGCGACGGCCCGGAGGCCAGCACCACCGCGCGTACGGTGGCCCCGCCCCGGATCACGGTGACCGGCTCGTCGGCGGACGCCACCTCGGTGACGGTGACGTTCACCGTGGACGCGGGCGGCGGGCGGGCCACCTGCACGGCGGCGACCGGCGGGAAGACGGCCAGCGGGAGCTGCTCCAGCCTGCGGGTGACCGGGTTGACGCCGGGCACGGCCTACACGGTGACGCTGACCGCGTCCAACGCCGCCGGTAAGGGCACAGCCGACCGCGCCCAGACCACCGACCCGGTCTACGGGATCGCCACCTGCAAGAACGGCCCGGACGGGGACCAGCGGACGTACTGCAACAAGGACGTGCCGGGTCGCAACGGGAACGAGATCTTCAAGGTCACCCAGCAGGACGACGACCGGCAGGCGGGCTGGGTGCCGGACGGCACGCGGCTGCGCACGTACTGCAAGGCCAAGGGCGAGGACGTCGACGCCTGGATCTACAACAACAACAAGCAGAGCACCTGGTGGATCCAGATCGCGTACGAGGGCAAGACGTACATCCCGTGGGCGTGGCTCAACCTGGAGGGCGGCGACAACCTCAACGTGCTGCCCACCTGCTGA